A genomic window from Vitis riparia cultivar Riparia Gloire de Montpellier isolate 1030 chromosome 18, EGFV_Vit.rip_1.0, whole genome shotgun sequence includes:
- the LOC117907189 gene encoding argininosuccinate lyase, chloroplastic: protein MESLASSATVQLLSPPSGLSINTTPKPRNSVAFKHRSKQVWCTSSSTMKTSATDPSTKKAKEAKLWGGRFEEGVTDAVERFTESISFDKALYKQDIMGSRAHASMLAHQGLISVSDRDSILQGLDKIERRIEDGEFVWRTDREDVHMNIEAALTDLIGEPAKKLHTARSRNDQVLTDFRLWCRDAIDNIVAHIEHLQVALVTLAMKNENLIVPGYTHLQRAQPILLQHLLLAYVEQLDRDAGRLLDCRQRLNFCPLGACALAGTGLPIDRFMTSHDLGFNAPMRNSIDAVSDRDFVLEFLSANSITAIHLSRLGEEWVLWASEEFGFLTPSDSVSTGSSIMPQKKNPDPMELVRGKSARVVGDLVTLLVLCKGLPHAYNRDLQEDKEPTFDSTKTIIGMLEVCAEFAQNITFNREKIKKALPAGHLDATTLADYLVKKGIPFRTSHDIVGKSVALCVSKNCQLQDLSLDELRSVNPVFDEDVYEFLGVENAVKKFCSYGSTGSECVAEQLDFWVTKLQINTAGHK, encoded by the exons ATGGAGTCGCTAGCTTCTTCTGCTACAGTTCAACTGCTGTCGCCGCCGTCTGGCCTCTCAATAAACACCACTCCCAAACCTAGAAACTCAGTCGCTTTCAAACATAGAAGCAAGCAGGTGTGGTGCACCTCCTCTTCAACCATGAAGACATCGGCCACTGATCCTTCTACGAAGAAGGCCAAGGAGGCAAAGCTTTGGGGCGGACGCTTCGAAGAGGGCGTCACGGACGCGGTCGAGCGCTTCACCGAGTCCATTTCTTTCGACAAGGCTCTCTACAAACAAGATATTATGGGGAGTAGGGCTCATGCCTCAATGCTTGCTCACCAG GGATTGATCAGTGTTAGTGATAGGGATAGTATTTTGCAAGGTCTTGATAAGATAGAGAGGCGCATTGAAGATGGTGAGTTTGTGTGGAGGACTGACAGGGAGGATGTGCACATGAACATTGAAGCAGCACTTACTGATTTGATTGGTGAGCCTGCGAAGAAGCTTCACACAGCTAGGAGTCGTAATGATCAAGTCTTGACTGATTTTCGCCTGTGGTGTCGTGATGCTATTGATAACATTGTTGCTCACATCGAACATCTTCAG GTTGCATTAGTTACCTTGGCTATGAAGAATGAGAACTTGATTGTTCCTGGTTATACACACCTACAAAGGGCACAACCAATTTTGCTGCAGCATCTTCTCTTAGCGTATGTTGAGCAG CTTGATCGTGATGCTGGTCGTCTACTGGATTGCAGACAGAGGCTGAATTTCTGCCCCCTAGGTGCATGTGCATTGGCTGGCACTGGCCTTCCCATTGATAGGTTTATGACTTCGCATGATTTAGGATTCAATGCTCCCATGAGAAACAG CATTGATGCAGTTTCAGACCGAGATTTTGTGTTGGAGTTTCTTTCTGCTAATTCCATCACAGCCATTCATCTTTCTCGGCTTGGTGAAGAATGGGTATTGTGGGCTTCAGAGGAATTTGGATTTCTCACCCCAAGCGACTCTGTTTCAACCGGAAGTAGCATAATGCCTCAGAAGAAAAACCCAGATCCCATGGAACTGGTTCGTGGAAAATCTGCTAGAGTTGTAGGAGATCTGGTTACACTTCTCGTATTGTGCAAGGGCCTTCCACATGCCTATAATCGTGATTTGCAG GAAGATAAAGAACCTACATTTGACAGCACTAAGACAATAATAGGGATGCTTGAAGTGTGTGCTGAGTTTGCACAGAACATTACCTTTAATcgtgagaaaataaaaaaagcattACCTGCTGGTCATCTTGATGCCACAACACTTGCAGACTATCTCGTGAAGAAG GGAATACCCTTCAGAACTTCTCATGACATAGTTGGAAAGTCTGTTGCCTTGTGTGTCTCAAAAAATTGCCAACTCCAGGACCTGAGTCTTGATGAATTGAGAAGCGTAAATCCAGTGTTTGACGAGGATGTATACGAGTTCCTCGGAGTAGAAAACGCAGTAAAGAAATTCTGCTCATATGGTTCCACAGGTTCAGAATGTGTTGCAGAACAACTTGACTTCTGGGTTACTAAGCTTCAAATCAACACAGCTGGACATAAATAG
- the LOC117907086 gene encoding uncharacterized protein LOC117907086, with the protein MSVSLTHLSWWLWSGKHQEPKRLSNGSSLNSSQDSGLWEPDALKFPLVKGANMTSASRRTKRKWQSREERKIDREYDVVLVPSDAGCVSGSESDDSDWSIGWLEPHGPEFQSDDELDSSFAVLVPCYGRGRNDVVEDANKKIFSTIGNIPDGYSAENGKYMEQWISSLQRS; encoded by the exons ATGTCCGTGTCATTAACCCATCTTTCTTGGTGGTTGTGGAGTGGAAAACACCAAGAGCCCAAAAGACTCTCCAATGGATCTTCTTTAAATTCTTCTCAAGATTCAGGTTTGTGGGAGCCGGATGCTTTGAAATTCCCTTTAGTTAAAGGGGCTAATATGACCTCCGCATCTAGAAGGACCAAGCGCAAATGGCAAAGTCGGGAGGAGCGGAAAATTGATCGGGAATATGATGTTGTTCTTGTGCCATCTGATGCTGGATGTGTTTCTGGTTCAGAATCGGATGACTCGGATTGGTCCATTGGATGGTTGGAGCCTCATGGGCCTGAGTTCCAGTCTGATGATGAATTAGACAGCAGTTTTGCTGTGCTGGTTCCTTGCTATGGTCGTGGTCGCAATGATGTGGTGGAGGATGCAAACAAGAAGATTTTCAGCACCATTGGGAATATCCCAGATGGTTACTCTGCTG AGAATGGGAAGTACATGGAACAGTGGATCTCTTCTCTCCAGAGAAGTTGA